In a genomic window of Rhinoderma darwinii isolate aRhiDar2 chromosome 10, aRhiDar2.hap1, whole genome shotgun sequence:
- the LOC142662625 gene encoding uncharacterized protein LOC142662625, whose amino-acid sequence MSTKKKKRQDKINIITDDASQGLAENIDINGDTKISMPGPNDETINISPDVVDTTSDITTDDASHGLAENRDLIEDTKIFMPESNEVTINVSPDDVDTASDNITDDAPHGLAENGDLIEDTKISMPGSNDVTINISPEDVDIASDITTDEAHHGLAETRDHIEDTKISMPGSKNVTINISPEDVDTASNIITDDASHGRAENIDIIEDTKSSMPGSNDVTTNISPYHVDTTSEKQQEDKEHLQHLPSAEKHLGQNKEGVGFNASKTNTFTESASYSSPMQELHKHLLAYFEKAASSPK is encoded by the exons ATGTCGACAAAGAAAA AAAAACGTCAGGACAAAATTAATATTATAACTGATGATGCTTCTCAAGGACTGGCTGAGAACATAGACATCAATGGAGACACTAAGATCTCCATGCCTGGACCCAATGATGAAACCATCAACATCAGCCCAGATGTCGTAGACACCACCTCTGATATTACAACCGATGATGCTTCTCATGGACTGGCTGAAAACAGAGATCTCATTGAAGACACTAAGATCTTCATGCCTGAATCCAATGAAGTTACCATCAATGTCAGTCCAGATGACGTGGACACGGCTTCTGATAATATAACTGATGATGCTCCTCATGGACTGGCTGAAAACGGAGATCTCATTGAAGACACTAAGATCTCCATGCCAGGATCCAATGACGTAACGATCAACATCAGCCCAGAGGACGTGGACATCGCCTCTGACATTACAACCGATGAGGCTCATCATGGACTGGCTGAAACCAGAGATCATATTGAAGACACTAAGATCTCCATGCCTGGATCCAAAAATGTAACCATCAATATCAGCCCAGAGGACGTGGACACCGCCTCTAACATTATAACCGATGATGCTTCTCATGGACGGGCTGAAAACATAGACATCATTGAAGACACTAAGAGCTCCATGCCTGGATCCAATGATGTAACCACCAATATCAGCCCATATCATGTGGACACCACCTCTGAAA AACAACAAGAGGACAAAGAACATCTCCAACATCTTCCAAGTGCTGAGAAACATCTTGGGCAGAATAAGGAAGGAGTTGGATTTAACGCCTCTAAGACCAACACGTTTACAGAGAGCGCCAGTTATTCTTCCCCAATGCAGGAATTACACAAACATCTTCTGGCGTATTTTGAAAAAGCTGCATCTTCTCCCAAATAA